The sequence GCTTCGACTGGAGGTTGGGGGTGGTGTTCTCGATTTCGTCCAGGAAGATGGTGCCGCCGTTGGCGAGGACGAAGAGGCCCGGGTGGTCCGCCACCGCGCCGGTGAAGGCGCCCTTCACGTGGCCGAACAGCTCGCTCTCCAGCAGCGTCTCCGACAGCGCGCCGCAGTCCTGCGCCACCAGTGACACGTCCCCGCGGCCGCTGAGCCGGTGGAGGATGCGCGCCAGCACCTCCTTGCCGGTGCCCGTCTCCCCTTGCAGCAGCACCGCCACGCGGTGGGGCGCCACCAGGCGCACCATCTCCATCACCCGCTGCATGGCGCTGCTGCGGAAGCCGACCTCGTCCCCTCCCCTGCCGCCCGGCGCCGCGGGCAGCGCCTGCGACAGCGCGCGCTCGCGCAAGAGGTTGCGCTCCAGCTCCAGCGCCATGCGCCACTGCTCGGTGCGCACGCCGTGCTCGCGCCCCGCGTCCTGCACCGCCTGCCGCAGGGCCTCCGGCGTGGGGTGCTGCCCCAGGGCGCGGAAGATGCGCCCGGAATTGAAGAGGGCCACCAGCCGCTCCGGGGCGGCGGGCGCGCAGTAGACGATGCGCGAGGCGAGGTCGCTGGGAGGCCCCGCGCCGGACAGGTCCAGCTCCGCGCGGCGCAGGGCCAACTGCTGCACCAGCGCCAGCGACTGCTCCTCCTCGTGGCCGCAGACGAGCAGCGCGGCGGCGTCGCCTCGCGACAGCAGCGCGTAGATTTCCTCGAGATGGGAGGCGAAGTGCGGCGTGGCGTGGCCCTCCAGCGCGGCGCGCACCGCGCGGGCCTCCAGCTCGCTGGCGAAGGCCACCACCACCTGGACGTGCGTGGTGGCGAGGTAGCGCGCCAGCTTCACCCCGTCCGAGCCCTCGAAGGTGCGGAAGATGACCCCCAGCGACGTCACCGCGCCGGACGCGTCGTGCCTCCAGCGCACGTCGCCGAGCACGCGGATGTGCTCTCCGGAGTCGGGCAGCGAGAAGGACAGCTCCACCTCCTCGCCCTCGCGAGGCCCTTCCGCGGAGGCGCGCGGCGTGGCGATGAGGCCAATGCCTGTCTCGCTGATGTTGACGGCCCAGCACCCATGGAGCGCCGGCTGCGTCACCACCTTCACGTACAACGGCTTGCGCTCGCTTCGAGGGGCGTAGGCGGACACAGGCCGCGTCATGGGTGAAGCACTCTACTTCAAAGATGAAGTCCTGGCGTCAAATTGCGGCCTAGGAGGATTCAGCATTCATCACTCGCGCGCCGGGTGCGGGCGCGCTTCACGAGCCGGTGCTTCCCGGGCATGGCGCTGCTGGAGCAGCAAGCCGGGGTGAATGAGCCCCACCGACGCCTCATGTGCCCCTGGGGCCGGAGCGCCCTGTTGGGGCTACGATGCAAGCCATTGCCGTGAGGGGGAAACCACCGTGACGATGAGCACCACCGCGGTCGCCGGCGGCGAGGAGCACGAGCTCGCGCTGCTGCTGGGCGGCCGCTGCCGCCGTTGCGCCGAGCTGATTCCAGGCGGCGCCGTATTGCGAGGCAGGCCGTGTCCCCTCTGCGGTGAGGCGACGCTGCCGAGCCCCGAGGACCGCGAGGTGCTGCACCGGCTCTCGTCGGAGCGCGCGTCGGCACGGCTGTGGGTGGCCGTGATGGTGGTGGCCGCCGCGAGCCTGGCGGCGAGCTGGTTTCCGCTGCTCACGTCCCTGCTGCTGCTGGCCGCGTTGATATGGATTCGGGCAACGCTGGTGCAGCCGGCGCTGCGGCTCCTCACGCCCCAGCGGCGTCAGGTGTCGCGTCTGACATTGCGGCTGGCGGCGGCGTGTTTCCTCGCGGCCTCCATCGTCCTGCACGAACTGCTCACCTTCATCCCCGCCTTCGGAGCGCTGACGAAGGTGGTGCTGAGCACGGGGCAGGTCGCGGCCGCCGGCATCTTCGCGCGCCGCTACCTGGCGTGGCAGACGGAGCGCGAGGCCCGGGGCATTCCCATGGCGGGCTGGGAGGTGGCGCTGCTCGTGGGGTTCCTGCTGACGCTGC comes from Pyxidicoccus parkwaysis and encodes:
- a CDS encoding sigma 54-interacting transcriptional regulator, whose amino-acid sequence is MTRPVSAYAPRSERKPLYVKVVTQPALHGCWAVNISETGIGLIATPRASAEGPREGEEVELSFSLPDSGEHIRVLGDVRWRHDASGAVTSLGVIFRTFEGSDGVKLARYLATTHVQVVVAFASELEARAVRAALEGHATPHFASHLEEIYALLSRGDAAALLVCGHEEEQSLALVQQLALRRAELDLSGAGPPSDLASRIVYCAPAAPERLVALFNSGRIFRALGQHPTPEALRQAVQDAGREHGVRTEQWRMALELERNLLRERALSQALPAAPGGRGGDEVGFRSSAMQRVMEMVRLVAPHRVAVLLQGETGTGKEVLARILHRLSGRGDVSLVAQDCGALSETLLESELFGHVKGAFTGAVADHPGLFVLANGGTIFLDEIENTTPNLQSKLLRVLETGDVRPVGGTQVRHVDVRVVAASNKDLGEEVRAGRFRADLFYRLNSFTIDIPPLRDRPEDVPELARYFLELFNRSLKRSASGISPDAENALRAHVWAGNVRELRNVMERAVLLSRPGEVVTQRLLPPALSAAVPVRNEHSGDGSLRARLERVERELIREALERHGGVLRRAAVALGMDPVTLGRRARRHGLWKPD